In Danaus plexippus chromosome 9 unlocalized genomic scaffold, MEX_DaPlex mxdp_26, whole genome shotgun sequence, the following proteins share a genomic window:
- the LOC116767728 gene encoding LOW QUALITY PROTEIN: uncharacterized protein LOC116767728 (The sequence of the model RefSeq protein was modified relative to this genomic sequence to represent the inferred CDS: deleted 2 bases in 1 codon): MTDRLSESQVLRLVEVYRDYECLWNMWSDLYKNREARQIAYSEIYRRLNIPGLELKDIPKKIKNLRSSYCQELKRMEKSSRQGNTGEFLYEPRVSWFTLAESYLKPFIKRHELIAPDPSVIPAGELAAYGHCQTTVNHGSKEEMLVESLIRKEIKHEDESEEESFNEENTGKSQNVVLKTHEHLSIMKFPQPLHLARTSTISVKLAKIEKIAKNISKSAETFTKTTEDEFDIFGRYIAKTLRSLPKELSIAAKVAIQKSVSDIQIKAVRKDKIALESHGCSSTTETDGSK, from the exons ATGACAGATCGACTCTCAGAATCACAGGTGTTGCGTCTCGTAGAAGTATATCGAGATTACGAGTGCTTATGGAATATGTGGAGtgatctatataaaaatagggaGGCACGGCAAATCGCATACAGCGAAATATATAGACGTCTCAATATTCCTGGCCTCGAACTAAAAGACATaccaaagaaaattaaaaatttaagatcttCATACTGTCAAGAATTAAAAAGGATGGAAAAGAGTAGCCGACAAGGAAATACTGGAGAATTTCTTTATGAACCAAGAGTTTCCTGGTTCACCCTTGcagaaagttatttaaagcCATTCATAAAGAGACATGAATTAATCGCGCCC gatCCATCAGTAATTCCTGCAGGAGAATTGGCCGCATATGGTCACTGCCAG acgaCTGTTAATCATGGCAGTAAAGAAGAAATGCTTGTGGAGAGCTtaataagaaaagaaattaaacacGAAGATGAATCAGAAGAAGAATCTTTCAATGAAGAAAATACGGGGAAATCACAAAACGTAGTTCTGAAAACACACGAACACTTAAGTATAATGAAATTTCCTCAGCCTCTTCACCTAGCAAGAACGAGCACAATATCAGTCAAG CTAGccaaaattgaaaaaattgctaaaaatatctcaaaatCTGCTGAAACGTTTACAAAAACTACAGAAGACGAGTTTGACATCTTCGGTCGCTATATAGCTAAGACGCTACGTTCTTTGCCAAAGGAACTATCAATTGCTGCAAAAGTAGCAATTCAAAAATCTGTATCAGATATTCAAATAAAGGCAGTTAGAAAAGATAAGATTGCATTAGAATCACATGGTTGTTCATCTACAACAGAAACGGATggatcaaaataa